The Rattus rattus isolate New Zealand chromosome 1, Rrattus_CSIRO_v1, whole genome shotgun sequence genome includes a region encoding these proteins:
- the LOC116887287 gene encoding olfactory receptor 2A12-like, with the protein MQTLRKENCSSVSEFILLGFSSESQIRMALFIFFLLLYMVTLLGNGLIVALIYLDSRLHTPMYFFLSILSLVDMSYVTTTVPQMLVNMVCPRRTISWGACVAQMFIFLVLGIAECVLYAIMAYDRYVAICFPLHYSVLMSRLVCAKMVTICSSISVMGALIYTVFTMRLPYCGPYKINHFFCEVPAVLKLACADTSFNDRLDFILGFVLLLVPLSLILASYACIFVSILRIRSSQGRLKSFSTCASHITVVTMFYGPAMVMYMRPGSWYDPERDKKLALFYNVVSAFLNPIIYSLRNKDVKGAFMKVLGGRGTAQ; encoded by the coding sequence ATGCAGacccttagaaaggaaaactgcAGCTCAGTGTCCGAGTTCATCCTCCTGGGCTTCTCCAGCGAATCCCAGATCAGAATGGCCctgtttatcttttttcttcttctctacaTGGTCACCCTCCTGGGCAACGGACTCATCGTCGCTCTGATTTACCTAGACTCTCGCCTCCACACgcccatgtacttctttctcagcatcctctCTTTGGTAGACATGAGCTACGTCACTACCACTGTGCCCCAGATGCTGGTTAACATGGTGTGTCCAAGGAGGACCATCTCCTGGGGTGCTTGTGTAGCCCAGATGTTCATCTTCCTGGTCCTGGGTATTGCCGAGTGTGTTCTCTACGCCATCATGGCCTATGACAGGTACGTCGCCATCTGCTTCCCCCTTCACTATTCTGTACTCATGAGCCGTCTCGTGTGTGCCAAGATGGTTACAATATGCTCCTCCATCAGCGTCATGGGTGCTCTGATCTACACTGTCTTCACCATGCGTCTGCCCTACTGTGGTCCCTACAAGATCaaccacttcttctgtgaggtcCCCGCTGTCCTGAAGTTGGCCTGTGCAGACACATCCTTCAATGACCGCTTGGACTTCATCCTGGGTTTCGTCTTACTTttggtccctctctccctcatcctgGCCTCTTATGCCTGCATCTTTGTCTCCATCTTAAGAATCCGCTCATCCCAGGGGAGACTCAAGTCCTTCTCCACATGTGCCTCCCACATCACTGTGGTCACCATGTTCTATGGGCCAGCCATGGTCATGTACATGAGACCTGGTTCTTGGTATGACCCAGAGCGGGACAAGAAGCTGGCTCTGTTCTACAACGTTGTCTCTGCTTTCCTCAACCCCATCATCTACAGCCTCCGGAATAAGGATGTGAAGGGCGCTTTTATGAAAGTACTCGGAGGCAGAGGGACAGCCCAGTGA
- the LOC116887296 gene encoding olfactory receptor 2D2-like — MQKLNRTAVTEFILLGFAPDPRTNPLLFAFFLVFYLLILLSNSLLLTLIYQDSRLHTPMYFFIGVLSMLDVCYTTTTVPQMLAHILSRKRAISFTRCVAQMYIFLLFGVTESWLFSIMSVDRYVAICHPLRYKVIMSRGMCLLMVGICAAYGVVGGLCYTFFAMRLPYCGPNEIDHYFCEVPAVLKLACADTSLNDLVDFITGFNVIVVPLSLVAIVYANIFNAIMKIRSTQGRIKAFSTCTSHITVVTMFAIPCIIMYMSPGSGSLSNSGKKMALFYNIATAFLNPVIYSLRNKDVKNAFLKLVGRSGASK; from the coding sequence ATGCAGAAACTCAACCGGACCGCCGTGACAGAATTCATCTTACTAGGCTTCGCCCCCGACCCCAGGACCAATCCTCTGCTCTTCGCTTTCTTCTTGGTCTTTTACCTGCTGATCCTCCTGAGCAACAGCCTCCTCCTCACGCTCATTTACCAGGACTCGCGActtcacacacccatgtactttttcaTTGGCGTCCTCTCCATGTTGGACGTGTGCTATACAACCACCACTGTGCCCCAGATGCTGGCGCACATCCTCAGCAGGAAGAGAGCCATCTCTTTTACAAGATGCGTGGCCCAGATGtacatcttcctcctcttcggGGTCACTGAGTCCTGGCTTTTCTCCATCATGTCCGTGGACAGGTACGTGGCTATCTGCCACCCGCTAAGGTACAAGGTCATCATGAGCCGTGGGATGTGTCTCCTAATGGTGGGTATCTGTGCCGCCTACGGTGTGGTGGGTGGCCTGTGCTACACCTTCTTTGCTATGCGACTGCCCTATTGTGGTCCTAATGAAATTGATCATTACTTCTGCGAGGTCCCTGCTGTTCTGAAGTTGGCCTGTGCAGACACGTCCCTCAATGACTTGGTGGACTTCATCACAGGCTTCAACGTCATCGTGGTCCCTCTCTCCCTCGTTGCCATTGTCTATGCCAACATCTTCAACGCCATCATGAAGATCCGCTCAACCCAGGGGAGGATCaaggccttctccacctgcaCCTCCCACATCACTGTGGTCACCATGTTCGCCATCCCATGCATCATCATGTATATGAGTCCTGGCTCTGGCTCCTTATCAAACAGCGGCAAGAAAATGGCTCTCTTCTATAACATTGCCACAGCCTTCCTTAACCCTGTCATCTACAGTCTAAGGAACAAGGATGTGAAAAACGCTTTCCTTAAATTGGTGGGAAGGAGCGGGGCTTCAAAGTGA